In Fimbriimonadaceae bacterium, the genomic window TGCCGTAGTTGATGTGGCTTAGATTGGTGAAATGCCGGAGAAGATCGAGCTCGCCGATTTCGGGAAGGCGCAGGTCATGCCTTAATTCGCCGAGCGTGGCCTCAAGGTCGATTTCCGGCGTGTCGCAACGGGGAACGTTGCATCCGATGCGGCCCGGGGAGGACTTCTCAAAGATCAGCGTGGGGGTCGGAACGGTCTTGGTGGGCATGGACGGGGAGTAACGCTGAGTTTACCGTGGGGCTTCCTGGTGAGATGGGCGCTATTTGGGGGACAGGTCAACGTCAAAGCATGCTGGATCCCATACATAGTCCTCGCGCTGGAGACCGCGGCGCTTCTTGTCGGCAACGACTTGCTCGGCAAACAGGATCAAGCATTGCTCGATCCACGGCAGCCGCTCCAGCGGGGACGTGCCGTGAACGATCTGCAGCGCTCGCTGGGTGTCTTGCTCTTCCTGTGAATTTGGGAAGCTGCTCGGATCATAGGATTTAAACCTAGGATTCAAGGAACCGCTCCAAGCCGGTGATGTCGGCAAGGTCCTGAGGTCGCCCGGCAGCCCGCCTCGACTCACCAGAAGTTACGCTAGGCTGGTTTCGCACTTCGAGGACGTCCAGAAGGGGGCACCTGAACAGTAGCATCTAAGTCAATGAAGAACCTACGTTGGCGCCAAAACTTGCTGTAGACTGCATAGAAGTAGTCGTTCTGAAGGAGGCGAGGCGCGGTGTTTTCACAAGGTTGTCGTCGTATGTTTTGTGTCGTAGCAGCCATAGGCGTAAATTTCTGTTTGGCTGAAACAAATGATGCGCCTTGGCGCTTCGAGGTTCCAGGACATGCCGGTCACCCGACTTCGGCGAAGCTTAGTCCTGGCGGGGCTTTCTTCGCAACTTCGGACGGTAACGATCTTAGGATCTGGGATACCTCGACGGGAAACTTAAGGCGATCGCTGATCGACCCAGGCTTCGTTTCCGCCTTTGATTGGTCGCCAAGTAGCAAGTCGATCGCAGTCGACAGCACCAGCACCGTTCATTCCTTCGACGTCGCAAGTGGCGAGTATGGATTCTATGTCAATCGACCCCAAAACAATGGCGCTGAGTATTCGCCTGATGGACAAAAAATCCTCTCGTACTTTGAGGAAACAGTTTTTATACTCGATTCTGAATCGGGAAGCTTATTAAAGCAGTTTTCTTATCCAAAGCCAGTTCGTGTCTGCCGTTACTCCCATAGCGGAGATTTCATTGTCGCCCTTTTGTTTGGGGGCGAGTTCGTGGTTCGACGAGTAAGTGATGGTGTAATTGTTCGCCAGTTTGGACCGTTTGACTCCGTTGACTTTACGCTCGATCCTACTGACCATTGGATTGCGAGCAACGTCGGCACAAGCGGACGCCTCATGGACCTCGTAACGGGTTCGGTTATGATCATCGACCACTCCGCGGCGAAGCATGCGTTCTCACGAGATGGCACCCGATTCGTAATTGCAGATGGCAAGACAGCGGCGATATGGAGTTCAGATTTTGCTGTCCCGCTAGAGTATTGCATTGGTCATTCAGAAAAAATCCGCTTCATGGAGTTTACTCCGGACGACGCGGCGATCATAACTTGCTCGGATGACCAGACGTTAAGGACTTGGGACAGTTGGCTCGGCACACCGCTAAGTACGATTCAGGCGAATGTTGCGCGGTTTACCGTTCTTACTGATTCGAAGCACCTCGTTACCCTTGACGCATTCCCGTCTGGGACAATCAGCTACTGGAATCTGCAATCGGGGCAACGGAGTTACCGGCGAAATGTGGTGAGCAAGACGACCGTTGTAGTTACATCGAGCCAGTATCACATTGTTGTCTCTGCAGATGAAACTGGGAACTGTCAAATCTGGGATATCAATAATGGCACTCTTAAGTCTTGGCCACTAGATTCCGTAGAGCCACTTGTGTCAGTCGATATTGCTTTACAGTCTCCGGTGGCTGCCGTTGGCTCTGAAGGCAAGTTGCGTATTGTTAACCTGGAGAATGGTCAGGTGATCAAACAGGTAGACCTGACGAATCGACGGGTTGACGGTGTCTGCTTTAACCCGCAGACCAATATGCTTGCAGTGTTGCATCGTCGCTTTGATGCAGCGATTGACGTTTATGATATAGGTACTTGCACTCTGAAAGGAACATGGAGTGGGATCGATCCTGCTACCCACCGGCTCCAATGGTCGGCGGATGGTACTAGACTGCTGGCCTTCTCTAGTTCGTCCTTGGCTGTTTGGGATGTTGCCCGCAAGGCAGTTGTTGGGCAGAGAACAGTGGATCCATTGCTCAGGTTCGCGGCGTTTGTACCGGATGGTCACCAAGTAATATTGTCGGGCGACAAAATGTCTGGACGAGTAATTGTGTGGGATCCGGAGTCCAACACAGTCACGAAGTCATTTAGTGCATTTGCAAGCGACCCCAAGGCCCATAAGAACGGGTGTCATTCTCTCGCGGTATCGAGAGATGGTTCATCAGTTATAACCGGTGGAACAGATGGTTATGCACGTCTATGGCACTATGCGAGTGGTCGATTGCGCCGGTCGCTTTTCCACGGCCAGAACCACCATCACATAGACGTCGTTGCGCTTTCATCGAATGCAACCAAGGCAGCAACCGCTTTCGGGGGACGAGTGACTGTCTGGGACCTTCAAACAGGGTCGGTCTTGGCTAGCTGGAGCGTAGGACGCAAGGTCGAGGATCTTGAGTTCACCGATTCCGATGCCGCCCTAGTCGTTATGAGCGATCGAGTCCGAGGCGTTATCAGTGTGCCGTGACCTGGCGCGTGATACGATAAAGCGATGACCGCGAAGAGGTGGCTTTGGGTGCTGGCGGCAGGGCCGATGATCGTCGGAGCTTTCCAAGCCGGCCAGACTCCAAACAAACCCAAAAAGGTCGACTACGCTCACAATGTCGCGCCGATCTTTCGCGCCCATTGCGCCTCGTGCCACTCTGGAAAGGACGCCAGCGGAGGACTCGACCTCACGACGATCGCCGGCATCAAGAAGGGCGGTAGCGGCAAGCTCTTCGTTCCCGGAAAGCCGGGGCAGAGCCTCCTCGTCCAGCGCATCAAGGGTCTTGGCGGACTCCCGCAGATGCCGATGGGCTTCAAGCCGCTCGATCCCCATCAGATCGAGGCCATCGAGCAATGGATTGCTCAGGGCGCCGACCTCAATGCCGAGGCAAAACCGCACTGGTCCTACCAACCGCCAAAGCGACCATCGCTTCCGACTGTCAAGCAGACGTCTTGGCCAAAGAACTCCATCGACCGTTTTGTGCTCAGCCGCCTCGAAAAGCAGGGGCTAAAGCCCTCGCCGGAAGCCGACCGCGAAACCCTGCTGCGGCGCGTGACGCTCGACCTGACCGGTCTTCCCCCGAGCCCGGCAGAGATCGAGGCCTACCTCACGGACGCGAGCCCACGAGCTTACGAGCGGGTCGTCGACCGCCTACTTGCCTCGCCTCAGTACGGCGAGCGCGTTACCCGAATCTGGCTGGACCTATCTCGCTACGCCGATACCAACGGCTACGAGGCGGACTACCTGCGGACGGCTTGGAAATATCGGGACTGGCTGATTGATGCCTTCAATCGCAATCTCCCCTACGACATCTTCATTCGCGACCAGATGGCGGGCGACCTGTTGCCAAATCCCACGCTGGATCAGCTGATCGCCACCGGATTCCACCGCAACTCGATGTTCAACAGCGAAGGCGGGGTTGACCCGGCCGAGGGTTTGAACGTGGCGATCGAGGATCGGGTGAGCACCACTGCCACGGTCTTCATGGGCATCACCCTGATGTGCGCCAAGTGCCACGACCACAAGTACGACCCCTTCACCCAGAAGGACTACTACCGCTTCGTCGCGTTCTTCGCCAACACCGACTACGAATCCCGTGGCAGCGCCGACGTGGGTCAGCAGAAGTTCTATGAACCCGAAATCGATGCGCCTTCACCGGACCAGGCCGCAAAGGTCAAGGAGCTGGAAAGCAAGCTTGAGGCCTGCCGGGCGGCGATCAATGCCCCGGACGCTCCGGTTCGAAAAGGCTTCGATGCGTGGCTTGCCACTGCGGAGGAGTCGGGCAACGACGGCTGGAGCTTCGCGGAAGACGTAAAAGCTGTGTCGGCAAACGGTGCCACGCTCAGCGTTCAAGAGGACGGGACCATTTTGGCGACGGGTGAGAATCCGAACACCGACACCTACACGATCGAGTTCGTGGCCCGGCGTGGGGCGAGCTCGCTCCGCTTGGAGTCGATCCCTGATCCAAGTCTCGTCAATGGGGGCAGCGGCCGTTCTGAGAGCGGCAACATCATCCTGACCGCCCTGCGGGTCAAGGTGGACGGCAAGGCGGTCGAGGTAACCGATCCGAGGGCCACGTTCGTGCAGGTAGGGTATGACCTCGCGCAGCTCAAGACCGGCAATCCGAATGGCGGATGGGCGCTTTATCCGGAAGTCAAGCAGCGGCAGGAACTGGTGGTCGGGATCGGGGAGGTAAAGCCCGGCGCCAGGATCGAAGTCAAACTCGAATTCAATTCGCCGACCTGGGCCAAGCACACGCTCGGAAAGTTCCGGCTGAGTGTGACCGGCCGTAAGCCGGCAATGCCCATCCCAGGCGCGCTTCGAGCCCTGATCGGCAACCCGAACCGCACGGCTGCCGAACGGGAACAGCTTTTCCAGCACTTCCTTCGTCAGGTCGGCTCGCTGTTTCCCGATGTCGCGGCCGTGAAGCAGGCTTCTGACGAGTTGAATGCGTCCCGCATGGCGATTCCGAAAGCCTTGATTCTCCGTGACAGAAAGACGGCGGGACCACTTCAGACGCCCGTTCTCCTGCGGGGCGACTTTACTCAGAAGGGTCCGATGGTGACGGCCGGCCCGCCCGGGATCTTCCCTCAGCCTGCCGAGCCGATCGCCAACCGCCTTACGCTTGCCGAATGGCTAGTTTCGCCTAAGAACCCTCTGACGGCGCGGGTCCAGGTGAACCGGATGTGGGAGCAGTTCTTTGGTCGGGGGTTGGTACTGACCCTCGACGACTTTGGCACCCAGGGTTCGCCGCCCAGCCACCCCGCCTTGCTGGATTGGCTCGCCACTGAGTTCATCGCCCGGAAGTGGGATATGAAAGCGATGGCCAAGCTGATCGTGATGTCGGCCACCTATCGCCAGAGCTCGCGCACGAGCGCTGCCCTACGGGAACGCGATCCGGAGAACATCCTCCTAGCCCGTGGCCCGCGATTTCGTTTGGAAGCCGAAGCGATCCGCGATGTGATACTGTCGGCGTCCGGCTTGCTCAGCAAGAAGATCGGTGGTCCGAGCGTGTATCCCAGCCAGCCGGAAGGCGTGTGGAACAGCCCCTTTAGTGGTGAACGCTATATGCCGAGCGAGGGCGAAAATCGCTACCGGCGCGGTATTTACACCGTGTGGAAGCGAACCGCACCGTATCCCGCCTTTGTGGCATTCGACGCGATTTCACGGGAAACCTGCAGCCCGCGGCGGATCCGAACCAACACACCGCTCCAGGCGCTCGCGATGCTGAACGACGCGACCGTCACCGAGGCTGGCAAGGCACTTGCGATGAGAATGCAGAAGGAAGGAGGCACCACCGATCGCACGCGCCTGATCCATGGCTTCCGGCTCTGTACCGGCAGAACTCCTAAGGGTGCCGAAGTAAAACGTTTGCTCGCCTTACTAAGTAAGCTGCAGGACAAGGCAGCTTCGGAGGCTTGGACGTTGATCGGTGTGACGCTGTTGAACCTCGACGAAACGATTACCAGATCATGAAAGATCCCAATGATGCCCTCAAGCAGATAACCCGTCGGACGTTCTTTAGGGAAACCGCCTATGGCGTCGGGGGAATCGCCCTTGCCTCGCTGCTCGCCGACCCGGCGGTGGCTGCGGCGATCGAGCAGGAAAAGCGAAAGGATCCCTTGGCCCCCAAGAAGAGTCACTTCAAGCCGAGGGCAAAGGCGGTGATCTATCTCTTTATGGCGGGGGCGCCGTCGCAGCTCGACCTGTTCGATTCCAAGCCCACTCTCCAAAAATACAACGGCGAGCTTTGTCCGGAGGAGCTGATGAAGGGCGAGCGCTTCGCTTTCATTCGCGGCCGTCCAAAGCTGCTTGGCTCGCCCTACAAGTTCGAGAAATGTGGCCGCAGCGGCCAGATGGTCTCCGAGTTGCTGCCCCACTTCAAGAAGATCGTGGACGACGTGGCGGTCGTGCGGTCGATCCGGACGGACCAGTTCAACCATGCTCCGGCCCAGCTGTTCATGAACACCGGCTTCCAGATTCCCGGAAGGCCCAGCTTTGGCTCGTGGATGAGCTATGGGCTCGGCTCCGAGAATGCCGACCTGCCGGGATTTGTCGTCCTCATTTCGGGTGAAAACAACCCGGATGGTGGGAAGAGCTGCTGGAGCAGCGGATTCCTGCCGACCGTCTATCAAGGTGTCGAATTCAGGTCCAAGGGCGATCCGATTCTATTCGTCACCGATCCCGACGGGGTTACGCGGGAGATTCGTCGCGACATGCTCGACGCCCTGCGCGACCTCAACACGATGCAGCTGCACGACACGAACGATCCAGAGATCGCAACGCGCATCGCCCAGTACGAGCTGGCCTACCGGATGCAGTCGAGCGTTCCTGAGCTGATGGACACCAAAAACGAATCCCAGGAAACCCTCGACCTTTATGGCATCAAGCCCGGCGACAGTGGATTCGGCGCCAACTGCCTGCTCGCCCGACGGCTCGTCGAGCGCGGCGTCCGGTTTGTTCAGCTCTATCACCGCGGATGGGACAATCACGGCACCAGCGAATACGACGACATCAAGAATCGACTTCCCAAGCTCTGCCAAGAGACGGATCAGGGGGCTGCGGCGCTCGTCATGGACCTTAAGCGGCGAGGCATGCTCGACGATACGATCGTGATCTGGGGTGGTGAATTCGGGCGCACACCGATGAACGAGGCGCGCGGCGGTTCAACGTACCTGGGCCGCGACCACCACCCGCGTGCGTTTTCGATGTGGATGGCAGGCGGCGGCTTCAAACCAGGCATTTCGTTCGGAGAGACCGACGAGCTTGGATACAACGTCGCCGAGAACGAAGTGCACGTCCACGACCTCCACGCGACGATTCTTCACCTGATGGGCCTCGACCACACGCGGCTAACTTACAAACACATGGGACGGAACTTCCGACTGACCGATGTGTTCGGCAATGTTGTCGACGGGCTGCTGGAGTAACGGGCAACAACCTGCGAGGCTACCGTCCGCCGATAGCCAGCCAGACATCGCGGCGATTGCCGGAGACATCGGCCTCGCCGCCGTCGTCCTTCTGATCCTGGCCGACGCTATACAGCCGGTAATCCGTGGACGAGGCCCGGTAAACGAATGGACGACCGGTATACGGGTCGGTAGCCAGGTCCTTTGGGAATGCGGAAAGGTCGGCCGGTACCTGGCGGGTGGCTTTGAAAATGGCCAGCAGACGGGATTCGAGAATGAACAGCCGGCTCAAGGTCAGGGCGCGATCGTTCATTCTAACCAGCACCTTGCCGGTGCCGAAGTAGTGCTTGGCAAACCGCTTCCACGGCCGGTAGGCGTCCTCGTCCGGTTCTTTCCACTCGCCGCGTTCTGAGGGAGGGATTGAGTAGGCCGCTGTTATGATCGCAACTTCATCTTCCGCTTCCTTGGCGAAGCCTCGGAAGTACGCCTGCCGCGCCGCGTCGTCATCCTTGGCCAGGCGCTCCAGGAACTTCACGGCCTCCCGGGCATCCAACCCAAGTTCGGATTCGAGCTGTTGGAACGCACGGTCTTGGTAGCAGTCCTGAATGTACTGGACACCCGCGAGAAACTGCAGGCGTTCGTGGCGAATGGTGACGGAGAGGTCCGGCTTGCGCGCGAGCGCAGCCTCGACCCCCTTGCTGAGGCGGCTGAGTTGGCCGGCGCCGAACTCGCCCAACCGTTCAAGGAGCGGAGCACGCAGGTGGTCGACGATCCAAAGGCCAAGCGAAGCGTCGGCCGAGCAACCTCCGCAAATGTCGAAGCCGAAGCGCGTTCCGGCCAGCGCCACGTCGATTGCCTGATCGAATTCGTTGTTCTCCAGGTGCCTTTTCAGTCGGTACTGCATGGCGTTGGCGATCAGTCGCCAGCCTTGATGATGCAGATCCGGGGAGAACGGGATCTTTGGCGTAAACGCAAACTCGCACGGCATCTTCGAAGCGGCCATCACGGCGCCGATTTCAGGCGGGAGATCGCGTTCCATCTGAGCCAGCATCCCCTCGGTAAAGGAAACGCGAAAGCGCCATTCTTCCCCCTTTTTGACCGCCGACCGCGCCGCCAGGGCATAGTGATCCCAGGCGTTCTTTGAGCCGCTGACGGGTTCCCGGTATGCTTGCGGGGGAATCCAGTCGTCGAAAGGCGGAGGCGCAGGCTTGTTGCAGGCCGCTCCACAGGCCAAAATGATGGCGAGGTTAACGATACGGAGGCATCCGTGCCTCATGAGGGGCAGGGTACCTCGCGTGTGCTATCCTCTCCCCCAACTGCTATTCGTATGAAAGGCGTTATTCTGGCCGCGGGCAAGGGCTCCAGGCTTTATCCCGTTACCCACTTCATTCCGAAGCCGCTGCTTCCACTCGCCAACCGTATCACGCTGGCCTATGCCTTCGATCGGCTCCATGAGATCGGCATCGATGAAGTCTGCGTCGTGGTCGGCGAGAATGACTCCGAAATGCGCGAGGCCCTCGGAAACGGCTCGGCTTTTGGATTGAAGCTGGATTACGTGCGGCAGACCCAACCCCTTGGACTTGCTCACGCGGTCGGATTTGCCAAAGACTTCGTGGGTGGGCAGCCGTTCGTGCTCTATCTCGGCGACGCGATCTACTCGGACGGGTTCCAGCGCCACGCCCAGCGCTTTACCGAATCCGGATGCGCCAACCTCAATATCGTCAAGCCGGTGGAAGATCCTTCGCGCTTCGGGGTGGCGAACGTGGAGGGAGAGCGAATCGTCAAGCTCGTTGAAAAGCCTGCGGCGCCGGAGTCCAATTTGGCGATGGCGGGCATGTACTTCTTTGGACCGCAGATTTGGTCGGTCCTGCCCGATCTGAAGCCAAGCGCAAGAGGCGAATACGAGATCACCGATGCCATTCAGATGCTTGTGGATCGGGGAGAGACGGTTCTCGCCGGGGTGTATGAGGGCGAGTGGTTCGATACGGGGACGCTGGACTCGTTTTTGGCGACAAGCCGCTATCTGACGCGTAGCGAACGCCTGCTGCCAGAGAGTTCCCAGATCCTTGGCGAAATTGGCGAGGCGGTCGTCGTCGGCGAGGACGCCAAGCTGCGATGCAACTATATTGAGGACTCTGTGATTCTGCCCGGAGCCAATGTCCAGGCGTCCGGCGCCATCCGCCATTCGATCATCGGCGGGCATTATCGACACGATGGCGATATCGAAGGGGCGATCATCATGGAGGCGACCCAGCGATCCGAAGCCCGAGCCGCCAAGTAAACTCGCCTTAATGGCACTGCGCATTGGCATCAACGGATTTGGACGTATCGGCCGCCTATCGCTGAGGGCGATGCTGGAACGATACAAGGGGGTTTTCGACGTGGTCGCCATCAACGACCTGGTCGATACGCGGACCAATGCGCACCTTTTCAAGTACGACAGCGTTTACGGCCCCTTCAACGGAGTGGTCGAGCATGACGAGTCGTCCATCACCGTGGACGGCGACCGGTTCAAGGTCTTCGCCCATACCGATCCGGGGTCGATTCCCTGGGACGAGGCAGGGGTCGACATCGTCATCGAGAGCACGGGTCGATTTACCGATGCAACCAAGGCCGTCGACCACCGCAAGCGCGGCGTGAAGAAGGTCGTGATATCGGCTCCCGCCAAGAACGAGGACGTGACCATCGTTCTCGGTGTGAACGACGAGATGTACGATCCCGCCCGCCACCACGTCATCTCCAACGCATCCTGCACGACCAACGGACTGGCTCCCGTCGCCAAGGTGATGCATGACCGGTTTGGCGTCCAAAAGGGCCTCCTGACCACTGTGCATGCTTACACGAACTCCCAGAGCACGGTCGATACCGCCAAAAAGGATGTGCGAGATGCACGCGCGGCGGCGTTGAACATCGTTCCGAGCAGCACGGGCGCGGCGAAGGCGGTCGGCCTGGTTATCCCCGAGCTGAAGGGCAAATTTACCGGCATGGCGTTTCGGGTTCCGACCCCGACCGTGAGCGTGGTCGACTTCACCGCCCTGCTATCGCGAGAGGCCACTCCCGAGGAGATCAACGCCGCGATGAAGGAGTATGCCGACGGCCCTCTTAAAGGGATCATGGAGTACACGGAGGAGGAGCTCGTGAGCACCGACCTTCGCGGCAACCCGCATTCGTCGATCTTCAGCGCGGTCGATACGGTGGGACTGGGAGACTTGGTGAAGGTCGTCGCGTGGTACGACAACGAATGGGGTTACAGCTGCCGTGTCGCTGACATTTGCAAGTTCCTGGGCGACAACGGTCTGTAGGCGCGAGCGAAGCTGACCCTCCATCCCACCCTAGTGGTGGCTGTGGGCGTAGTGGTCGGCCAAGGCGTCGTTTCCGAAGTCCCCATCAAAGTCCCGCCATACGGTATGGATGTGGTTGGCCCGGTTCTGGGTGTTGTCGTACTCAATAAGGAAGGTCGAACCCTGGATACGATAGTAGTGACCGTCGCCAGGCGCTAACGACCCCATCCAAGCAAAGACGATGGACTTCTTGTCGATTTTGCCGAGTCTCCGCGCGCGTTCGTTCGGATGCTGGACTTCGGCGTGAATCGACACCAAACTCATCAGTGCTTTCTGCTGATTGGAATCGAGCTTGTCGTAGGGAATCCCGGTCCGATCTTGAATTGCCGCCTTACGGTCCATGCCGGTGAGGATCTCGCTCGGAGCCCGTTCGGAAACCACCGCCTGGCGCCGCTGTTCCGCACTCAAGCTGTTGACGAAAGCAAAGCCTAAGTCTTGCTCCTTGCCGAGGACGCGTTTACCCTTGTGCTCCCCGCTCCCAACCGTGGCAGGATTTGATCCAAGGAACTGCGGAGTCGAAGACGTTAGCTTGCCGTCGCGATAGGTGAAATTGAGGGATACGTGGTGCCCTTCGTAGCGCCAGCCCCAATCGCCTTCCAGGGACGGCTCGCCCCAGAACGCAAAGACATACGCCTTGTCGTCGCGAGAGGCGTTTTGGCCCTCCAACTCGAAGAGGACGGCTTCAAGGATGCGGATGTCCTCAACCTTGTGATAACCCGATTCGCCGATCGCAGCCTTCAATAAGCCTGCCGCGAGGCTTACCTGCTTGACGTCGAGGTCGGAAAGGTGCGCACCCTGCCGAACGGCCGGCACGTATTGCCACCGACTCCGCAGGTCACTGGTGAAGGCGAAGATAGCCTTCCTTCGCTGGTCGGCGGTCAGAGCCCCAAGGAATGCCTTGGCCGCCGTAACCGTCGCCTTCGCGTCAGGTTCGGCTGGTTGCTGCATGGATGAACCGAGCGCGAGGGCGGCGATGAGGATTCCCTTGATCATCGCCGCCATTTTACGCCGGGTCAGTCGTATTGGATCGAGATCGTTTGCTCGACCGAGAACCCGTCCGGGGTCGACGCCTTGACCACCACCTTTTGGGGCCCCCGCCCATCCCCGACGCGATAGAAGCGGATCTTGACGTTTTCGGAGCCGTTGACGGCCAGCTTGACCGTCTTCGGTTTGGCCGGCTCCATCAAGCTCAGTATCCGGGTGTCGAAGGGAACGACCTCGACGGTGACATCGCCGGCGTATCCGTTGAGGGAGGTCACCTTGGCCATGCAGATGCCGCTGTCATGGGGCCTGATCCCCAGGTTGGCTGGTTCGAGTTCGAGCAGAACCTTGCCCGGCAAGCCTTCAGACGTCGTAAACTCCACCACGCCGGCCCCGCGGCCCCTCTTGGTTGTGGGGTCGTACAGGATCAACAGCA contains:
- the glmU_2 gene encoding Bifunctional protein GlmU translates to MKGVILAAGKGSRLYPVTHFIPKPLLPLANRITLAYAFDRLHEIGIDEVCVVVGENDSEMREALGNGSAFGLKLDYVRQTQPLGLAHAVGFAKDFVGGQPFVLYLGDAIYSDGFQRHAQRFTESGCANLNIVKPVEDPSRFGVANVEGERIVKLVEKPAAPESNLAMAGMYFFGPQIWSVLPDLKPSARGEYEITDAIQMLVDRGETVLAGVYEGEWFDTGTLDSFLATSRYLTRSERLLPESSQILGEIGEAVVVGEDAKLRCNYIEDSVILPGANVQASGAIRHSIIGGHYRHDGDIEGAIIMEATQRSEARAAK
- the gap gene encoding Glyceraldehyde-3-phosphate dehydrogenase, which translates into the protein MALRIGINGFGRIGRLSLRAMLERYKGVFDVVAINDLVDTRTNAHLFKYDSVYGPFNGVVEHDESSITVDGDRFKVFAHTDPGSIPWDEAGVDIVIESTGRFTDATKAVDHRKRGVKKVVISAPAKNEDVTIVLGVNDEMYDPARHHVISNASCTTNGLAPVAKVMHDRFGVQKGLLTTVHAYTNSQSTVDTAKKDVRDARAAALNIVPSSTGAAKAVGLVIPELKGKFTGMAFRVPTPTVSVVDFTALLSREATPEEINAAMKEYADGPLKGIMEYTEEELVSTDLRGNPHSSIFSAVDTVGLGDLVKVVAWYDNEWGYSCRVADICKFLGDNGL